In Oryzihumus leptocrescens, the following are encoded in one genomic region:
- a CDS encoding YceI family protein translates to MTDNAAVLNGEWEFDPAHTRIGFSAKHAMVATVRGAFNDVDGSFVADLDDMSKSSVRVILKAASIDTRNEQRDGHLKSGDFFDVEKWPEITFTSTNVEEVEDNAYMITGDLTIRDITRQVVIPLEMLGVDTDHDGFIRAGFEGSRRINRRDFGLEWNVPLDSGGLLISERISLEFEISAIKKVDDKAS, encoded by the coding sequence GGAGTTCGACCCCGCCCACACGCGGATCGGCTTCTCCGCCAAGCACGCCATGGTCGCCACCGTCCGCGGGGCCTTCAACGACGTCGACGGCTCCTTCGTGGCCGACCTCGACGACATGTCCAAGAGCTCGGTCCGGGTCATCCTCAAGGCGGCCAGCATCGACACCCGCAACGAGCAGCGGGACGGGCACCTCAAGAGCGGAGACTTCTTCGACGTGGAGAAGTGGCCGGAGATCACCTTCACGAGCACCAACGTGGAGGAGGTCGAGGACAACGCCTACATGATCACCGGCGACCTGACCATCCGCGACATCACCCGCCAGGTCGTCATCCCGCTGGAGATGCTCGGCGTGGACACCGACCACGACGGCTTCATCCGCGCGGGCTTCGAGGGCAGCCGCCGGATCAACCGGCGCGACTTCGGCCTCGAGTGGAACGTCCCGCTCGACTCCGGCGGCCTGCTCATCTCCGAGCGCATCTCCCTGGAGTTCGAGATCTCCGCGATCAAGAAGGTCGACGACAAGGCCTCCTGA
- the glgX gene encoding glycogen debranching protein GlgX — MDIWPGKPYPLGATFDGSGVNFAVFSEVAERVELCLVDDDDTETRIHLREVDGYVWHGYVPTVQPGQRYGFRVHGPYDPENGHRCNPAKLLLDPYAKAIDGQVDGDEALFSYRFGKPEVFNEDDSLGHTMLSVVTNPWFDWGHDRPPAHEYHDSVIYEAHVKGLTMTHPDVPDAIRGTYAAIGHPAVVEHLKGLGVTAIELMPVHQFVQDTHLAGKGLSNYWGYNTIGFLAPHNAYAATGTRGQQVTEFKSMVKALHEADIEVILDVVYNHTAEGNEQGPTIAFRGLDNASYYRLVDDNKAHYYDTTGTGNSLLMRNPHVLQLIMDSLRYWVLEMHVDGFRFDLAATLARQFHEVDRLSAFFDLVQQDPVVSQVKLIAEPWDVGDGGYQVGNFPPLWTEWNGKYRDTVRDFWRGEPATLGEFASRITGSSDLYEQSARKPIASINFVTAHDGFTLRDLVSYNEKHNEANGEDNNDGESHNRSWNCGVEGETDDAAVNALRAQQQRNFLATLLLSQGVPMIAHGDEVGRTQHGNNNAYCQDSELAWIDWDLDAERNDLLAFTSRLVQLRKNHPVFRRRRFFAGDAAHGGRSELGDIEWFAPQGTEMDELDWRNGYARSLMVFLNGEAIPEPDRLGRPIVDQHFLLLFNAHSEPVDFTLPPGDYGAEWEVVLDTTDPVEPQEQQMWEAKSVHPVAGRAIVVLRTPEPEPEPRV; from the coding sequence ATGGACATCTGGCCGGGCAAGCCCTATCCCCTCGGGGCCACCTTCGACGGCAGCGGCGTGAACTTCGCCGTCTTCTCCGAGGTCGCCGAGCGCGTCGAGCTGTGCCTCGTCGACGACGACGACACCGAGACCCGCATTCACCTGCGTGAGGTCGACGGCTACGTCTGGCACGGCTACGTGCCGACCGTGCAGCCCGGCCAGCGCTACGGGTTCCGGGTGCACGGGCCGTACGACCCGGAGAACGGCCACCGGTGCAACCCGGCCAAGCTGCTGCTCGACCCCTACGCCAAGGCGATCGACGGCCAGGTCGACGGCGACGAGGCGCTCTTCTCCTACCGCTTCGGCAAGCCCGAGGTGTTCAACGAGGACGACTCCCTCGGCCACACCATGCTCTCGGTGGTGACCAACCCGTGGTTCGACTGGGGCCACGACCGCCCGCCGGCGCACGAGTACCACGACAGCGTCATCTACGAGGCCCACGTCAAGGGCCTGACCATGACCCACCCGGACGTGCCGGACGCGATCCGCGGGACCTACGCCGCGATCGGCCACCCCGCGGTGGTCGAGCACCTCAAGGGCCTGGGCGTCACCGCGATCGAGCTCATGCCGGTGCACCAGTTCGTCCAGGACACCCACCTCGCCGGCAAGGGCCTGTCCAACTACTGGGGCTACAACACCATCGGCTTCCTGGCCCCGCACAACGCGTATGCCGCGACCGGCACCCGCGGCCAGCAGGTCACCGAGTTCAAGTCGATGGTCAAGGCGCTGCACGAGGCCGACATCGAGGTCATCCTCGACGTGGTCTACAACCACACCGCCGAGGGCAACGAGCAGGGCCCGACGATCGCCTTCCGCGGCCTGGACAACGCCTCGTACTACCGCCTCGTCGACGACAACAAGGCGCATTACTACGACACCACCGGCACCGGCAACAGCCTGCTGATGCGCAACCCGCACGTGCTGCAGCTGATCATGGACTCGCTGCGCTACTGGGTCCTCGAGATGCATGTCGACGGTTTCCGGTTCGACCTCGCGGCGACGCTGGCCCGCCAGTTCCACGAGGTCGACCGACTCTCGGCGTTCTTCGACCTGGTGCAGCAGGACCCGGTGGTCAGCCAGGTCAAGCTCATCGCCGAGCCGTGGGACGTCGGCGACGGCGGCTACCAGGTCGGCAACTTCCCCCCGCTGTGGACCGAGTGGAACGGCAAGTACCGCGACACCGTGCGCGACTTCTGGCGTGGTGAGCCGGCGACGCTGGGCGAGTTCGCCTCCCGCATCACGGGTTCCAGCGACCTCTACGAGCAGTCCGCGCGCAAGCCGATCGCCTCGATCAACTTCGTCACCGCCCACGACGGGTTCACCCTGCGTGACCTGGTCTCCTACAACGAGAAGCACAACGAGGCCAACGGCGAGGACAACAACGACGGCGAGAGCCACAACCGCTCGTGGAACTGCGGCGTCGAGGGTGAGACCGACGACGCCGCCGTCAACGCGCTGCGCGCCCAGCAGCAGCGCAACTTCCTGGCCACCCTGCTGCTGAGCCAGGGCGTGCCGATGATCGCCCACGGCGACGAGGTCGGGCGCACCCAGCACGGCAACAACAACGCGTACTGCCAGGACAGCGAGCTGGCGTGGATCGACTGGGACCTCGACGCCGAGCGCAACGACCTGCTGGCGTTCACCTCACGGCTGGTGCAGCTGCGCAAGAACCACCCGGTCTTCCGCCGGCGCCGGTTCTTCGCCGGCGACGCGGCCCACGGCGGCCGCAGCGAGCTCGGTGACATCGAGTGGTTCGCCCCGCAGGGCACCGAGATGGACGAGCTGGACTGGCGCAACGGCTACGCGCGCAGCCTCATGGTGTTCCTCAACGGCGAGGCGATCCCCGAGCCGGACCGCCTCGGCCGGCCGATCGTCGACCAGCACTTCCTGCTGCTGTTCAACGCCCACAGCGAGCCGGTGGACTTCACCCTGCCCCCGGGCGACTACGGCGCCGAGTGGGAGGTCGTGCTCGACACCACCGACCCGGTCGAGCCGCAGGAGCAGCAGATGTGGGAGGCCAAGTCGGTACACCCGGTGGCCGGCCGCGCCATCGTCGTGCTGCGCACGCCGGAGCCGGAGCCCGAGCCCCGGGTCTGA
- a CDS encoding polyphosphate kinase 2 family protein, whose protein sequence is MAHVTGDGPRPFGDALRVGPGFSLADVDPASTPGFDGKRRNAAELMTETDDELDDLQERLYADGTAGGTRAVLLVVQGMDTAGKGGIMRHVVGSVDPQGVQHTAFKAPSEEERAHDFLWRIHKALPHAGQIGVFDRSHYEDVLIVRVRRLVPEAVWSARYEQINSFEAQVSAGGTEIVKVMLNISPEEQKLRLMSRLDRADKHWKYNPGDTDERKLWDEYMRAYQVALERCSTDVAPWYVVPADRKWYARLAVQQLLLERLRSMDPQWPTATFDVAAEKRRLAAT, encoded by the coding sequence ATGGCTCACGTCACGGGGGACGGCCCGAGACCCTTTGGCGACGCGTTGCGGGTGGGACCGGGTTTCAGCCTGGCCGACGTCGACCCCGCCTCCACGCCCGGCTTCGACGGCAAGCGGCGCAACGCCGCCGAGCTGATGACCGAGACCGATGACGAGCTCGACGACCTGCAGGAGCGTCTCTACGCCGACGGCACCGCCGGCGGCACGCGGGCGGTGCTGCTCGTCGTGCAGGGCATGGACACCGCGGGCAAGGGCGGCATCATGCGCCACGTCGTGGGGTCGGTGGACCCCCAGGGCGTGCAGCACACGGCGTTCAAGGCGCCGAGCGAGGAGGAGCGCGCGCACGACTTCCTCTGGCGGATCCACAAGGCGCTGCCGCACGCCGGGCAGATCGGGGTGTTCGACCGATCGCACTACGAGGACGTGCTCATCGTGCGCGTGCGCCGGCTGGTGCCCGAGGCGGTCTGGTCGGCACGCTACGAGCAGATCAACAGCTTCGAGGCCCAGGTCAGCGCCGGCGGCACCGAGATCGTCAAGGTCATGCTCAACATCTCGCCGGAGGAGCAGAAGCTGCGGCTGATGTCACGCCTGGACCGGGCGGACAAGCACTGGAAGTACAACCCCGGCGACACCGACGAGCGCAAGCTGTGGGACGAGTACATGCGGGCCTACCAGGTGGCCCTGGAGCGCTGCTCCACCGACGTGGCGCCGTGGTACGTCGTCCCCGCCGACCGCAAGTGGTACGCCCGGCTGGCCGTGCAGCAGCTGCTGCTCGAGCGCCTGCGGTCGATGGACCCGCAGTGGCCGACGGCCACCTTCGACGTGGCCGCCGAGAAGCGCCGCCTGGCCGCCACCTGA
- the zapE gene encoding cell division protein ZapE, with the protein MWVPRLGPVSETATQAPLSTRRPQVDASRLVGELVPPPRFDVVRFSTYRPDPAQPSQAAAVQRLQEYAASLGGAGGAGCSRWPWGRRRSATGSGVYLDGGFGVGKTHLLASLWHEAPGPKAFGTFVELTNLVGALGFGQTVEALRGHRLVCIDEFELDDPGDTVLMSTLLARLAEAGVSLAATSNTLPEALGEGRFAADDFLREIAALSSRFEVLTVDGPDFRHRGLAGGPAPLSEAEVVARVEATGGALDGFDELLAHLAQVHPSRYGALLDGVTSVGWQGVHTIEDQMVALRLVVLADRLYDRDVPVFSSGAPLGEVFSEELLRGGYRKKYFRAVSRLTALAREARGEVAHGQG; encoded by the coding sequence ATGTGGGTGCCTAGGCTGGGGCCCGTGTCGGAGACCGCAACGCAGGCGCCCTTGTCCACCCGCCGGCCCCAGGTGGACGCCTCGCGCCTCGTCGGGGAGCTGGTCCCGCCGCCGCGCTTCGACGTGGTCCGCTTCTCCACGTACCGGCCCGACCCGGCCCAGCCCAGCCAGGCCGCTGCGGTCCAGCGGCTGCAGGAGTATGCCGCGTCGCTGGGTGGCGCGGGCGGCGCGGGCTGCTCGCGGTGGCCGTGGGGGCGCCGGCGGTCGGCCACAGGGTCGGGGGTCTACCTCGACGGCGGCTTCGGGGTCGGCAAGACCCACCTGCTGGCCAGCCTCTGGCACGAGGCGCCAGGACCCAAGGCGTTCGGCACCTTCGTCGAGCTGACCAACCTCGTGGGGGCGCTCGGCTTCGGGCAGACGGTGGAGGCCCTGCGTGGTCACCGGCTGGTGTGCATCGACGAGTTCGAGCTCGACGACCCCGGTGACACCGTGCTGATGTCGACCCTGCTGGCGCGGCTGGCCGAGGCCGGGGTGTCGCTGGCCGCGACCTCCAACACGCTCCCTGAGGCGCTGGGGGAGGGGAGGTTCGCCGCGGACGACTTCCTGCGCGAGATCGCCGCCCTGTCCAGCCGGTTCGAGGTGCTGACGGTCGACGGGCCGGACTTCCGCCATCGTGGCCTCGCGGGCGGTCCCGCGCCACTGTCCGAGGCCGAGGTCGTGGCCCGCGTCGAAGCCACTGGTGGCGCCCTCGACGGCTTCGACGAGCTGCTCGCCCACCTCGCCCAGGTGCACCCCAGCCGCTACGGCGCGCTGCTGGACGGGGTCACCTCGGTGGGCTGGCAGGGGGTGCACACGATCGAGGACCAGATGGTCGCGCTGCGCCTGGTGGTCCTCGCCGACCGCCTCTACGACCGCGACGTCCCGGTGTTCTCCAGCGGCGCGCCCCTCGGGGAGGTCTTCAGCGAGGAGCTGCTGCGCGGGGGATACCGCAAGAAGTACTTCCGCGCGGTGTCGCGACTGACGGCGCTGGCGCGGGAGGCCCGCGGGGAGGTCGCGCACGGGCAGGGGTAG
- a CDS encoding pyrimidine reductase family protein — MRLLLPHPDAPSDDEGDGRLSPEALAELYEYPRSATRGVPWVRANFVTTLDGAATGSDGRSGSINTGADREVFGLLRALADVVLVGAGTARIEGYRPIAARAQWQDVRARSGRTDPPVLAVASRSAQLPPLLRERPEGAGEVILLTCERAPEDAVEAARAALGADNVIVRGGDGVDLDAAIKELAARGLTRILCEGGPQLMHDLVSAGHLDELCLTIAPTIVAGDHTRITAGPSIVEHLVPRVLIESEGTVLGRWVRADAATG; from the coding sequence ATGCGACTGCTGCTACCCCACCCGGACGCCCCGTCAGACGACGAGGGCGACGGCCGGCTCAGCCCGGAGGCCCTGGCCGAGCTCTACGAGTACCCGCGCAGCGCCACCCGCGGCGTGCCGTGGGTCCGGGCCAACTTCGTGACCACCCTCGACGGGGCCGCCACCGGCTCCGACGGCCGGTCCGGGTCGATCAACACCGGCGCCGACCGCGAGGTCTTCGGCCTGCTGCGCGCCCTCGCCGACGTGGTCCTGGTCGGTGCCGGCACCGCCCGGATCGAGGGCTACCGCCCGATCGCCGCGCGGGCCCAGTGGCAGGACGTCCGCGCCCGCAGCGGACGCACCGACCCGCCCGTGCTGGCCGTGGCCAGCCGCTCGGCCCAGCTGCCCCCGTTGCTGCGCGAGCGTCCCGAGGGCGCCGGCGAGGTCATCCTGCTCACCTGCGAGCGGGCCCCGGAGGACGCGGTCGAGGCCGCCCGCGCGGCGCTCGGCGCGGACAACGTCATCGTCCGCGGGGGCGACGGGGTCGACCTCGACGCGGCCATCAAGGAGCTCGCCGCGCGCGGGCTGACCCGGATCCTGTGCGAGGGCGGCCCGCAGCTCATGCACGACCTGGTCTCGGCCGGTCACCTCGACGAGCTGTGCCTGACCATTGCGCCGACCATCGTGGCCGGCGACCACACCCGCATCACCGCGGGGCCATCGATCGTCGAGCACCTCGTGCCGCGGGTGCTCATCGAGTCCGAGGGCACCGTGCTCGGCCGCTGGGTGCGCGCCGACGCCGCCACCGGCTGA
- a CDS encoding alpha/beta hydrolase, giving the protein MPSRHLSLRRGAALVGAAGAVMAGASAAGSLGAATYFARRVLTPDPRRPDDTEVLSVEDGSVTLGLTENTRLPGRYGLWLDGGEGHARLGQVLELDEAAGRVRRELHGVDCGRLATGFARWNQYYYGLAPSASLGLACEDVLVRSDVGDLPAWHVPAGTGANRRWAVLVHGRGARREECLRAVPVLHRAGFDCLVPMYRNDIGAPASPDGRYNLGLSEWRDVEAAMVHAIDHGAEEVVLVGWSMGGAIVLQALVRSWLADRVTRVVLDAPVIDWADVLRHQAALNRLPGPVGALGRSLIGRRSARRLVGVHEPIDVAETDWVARADELAHPVLLIHSEDDEFVPAGPSAALAAKRPDLVRYVPWRGARHTKEWNQDPQRWEQVVGDFLCG; this is encoded by the coding sequence ATGCCGAGCCGACACCTGAGCCTGCGCAGGGGAGCCGCACTGGTCGGAGCCGCCGGCGCCGTCATGGCCGGTGCCTCCGCCGCCGGGAGCCTCGGTGCCGCAACGTACTTCGCCCGACGCGTCCTCACCCCGGACCCCCGCCGGCCCGACGACACCGAGGTGCTGTCCGTCGAGGACGGGTCGGTGACGCTCGGCCTCACCGAGAACACCCGCCTGCCGGGCCGCTACGGGCTCTGGCTCGACGGGGGAGAGGGGCACGCCCGTCTCGGGCAGGTCCTCGAGCTCGACGAGGCTGCCGGCCGGGTGCGCCGCGAGCTGCACGGTGTCGACTGCGGGCGGCTGGCAACCGGCTTCGCCCGGTGGAACCAGTACTACTACGGCCTCGCGCCGTCGGCCTCGCTCGGCCTGGCCTGCGAGGACGTCCTCGTGCGCTCCGACGTCGGCGACCTGCCGGCCTGGCACGTGCCGGCCGGGACCGGCGCCAACCGGCGATGGGCGGTGCTCGTCCATGGCCGTGGGGCCCGCCGGGAGGAGTGCCTGCGGGCCGTCCCGGTGCTGCACCGGGCCGGCTTCGACTGCTTGGTCCCGATGTACCGCAACGACATCGGGGCGCCGGCCAGCCCGGACGGGCGCTACAACCTCGGCCTGTCGGAGTGGCGCGACGTCGAGGCCGCCATGGTCCACGCCATCGACCACGGCGCCGAGGAGGTGGTGCTGGTCGGCTGGTCGATGGGTGGGGCGATCGTGCTCCAGGCGCTGGTGCGCTCCTGGCTGGCCGACCGGGTGACCCGGGTCGTCCTGGACGCCCCGGTCATCGACTGGGCCGACGTGCTGCGCCACCAGGCCGCCCTCAACCGGCTGCCCGGGCCGGTCGGCGCGCTGGGCCGCTCGCTCATCGGGCGGCGCTCCGCCCGTCGGCTGGTCGGGGTCCACGAGCCGATCGACGTGGCCGAGACCGACTGGGTCGCCCGCGCCGACGAGTTGGCCCACCCGGTGCTGCTCATCCACTCCGAGGACGACGAGTTCGTCCCGGCCGGCCCGTCGGCCGCGCTGGCCGCGAAGCGGCCGGACCTCGTGCGCTACGTGCCGTGGCGCGGGGCACGGCATACCAAGGAGTGGAACCAGGACCCGCAGCGCTGGGAGCAGGTGGTGGGCGACTTCCTGTGCGGGTGA
- a CDS encoding ATP-dependent DNA ligase, giving the protein MRLPVMPPVAPMLAKAVKDLPEAAVSFEPKWDGFRSVVFRDGEEVEIGSRNEKPMTRYFPELVEAFRANLPPRCVVDGEIVLVGPGGDRLDFDALQQRIHPAASRVAMLAEQTPARFVAFDLLALDDEDLTGRPFSERREALVRALADAEAPVHVTAATTDRDLARQWFHQFEGAGLDGVVAKPLDGVYAPDKRVMFKVKHERTADCVVAGYRLHKSGPDAIGSLLLGLYDADGDLASVGVIGAFPMARRRELFEELQPLVTGFDDHPWAWGRQEEGTRTPRNAEGSRWAAGKDLSFTPLRPERVVEVRYDHMEGVRFRHTAQFVRWRPDRDPRSCTYEQLEEPVSFDLADVLGQQ; this is encoded by the coding sequence ATGCGCCTACCCGTCATGCCACCCGTCGCACCCATGCTGGCCAAGGCGGTCAAGGACCTGCCCGAGGCCGCGGTCAGCTTCGAGCCCAAGTGGGACGGCTTCCGCTCCGTGGTGTTCCGGGACGGGGAGGAGGTCGAGATCGGCAGCCGCAACGAGAAGCCGATGACCCGCTACTTCCCCGAGCTCGTCGAGGCCTTCCGGGCCAACCTGCCCCCGCGGTGCGTCGTCGACGGCGAGATCGTCCTCGTCGGCCCCGGCGGCGACCGGCTCGACTTCGACGCGCTGCAGCAGCGCATCCACCCCGCGGCCAGCCGGGTGGCCATGCTCGCCGAGCAGACGCCGGCCCGCTTCGTCGCGTTCGACCTGCTGGCCCTGGATGACGAGGACCTCACCGGCCGGCCGTTCTCGGAGCGCCGGGAGGCCCTGGTCCGGGCGCTCGCGGACGCCGAGGCGCCGGTGCACGTCACGGCCGCGACCACCGACCGCGACCTCGCCCGGCAGTGGTTCCACCAGTTCGAGGGCGCCGGCCTCGACGGTGTCGTCGCCAAGCCGCTCGACGGGGTCTACGCCCCGGACAAGCGGGTGATGTTCAAGGTCAAGCACGAGCGCACCGCCGACTGCGTGGTGGCCGGCTACCGGCTGCACAAGAGCGGGCCGGACGCGATCGGCTCGCTGCTGCTCGGGCTGTACGACGCCGACGGGGACCTCGCCTCCGTGGGCGTCATCGGCGCCTTCCCGATGGCCCGCCGGCGCGAGCTGTTCGAGGAGCTGCAGCCGCTGGTCACGGGGTTCGACGACCACCCGTGGGCCTGGGGCCGGCAGGAGGAGGGCACCCGCACGCCGCGCAACGCCGAGGGCAGCCGCTGGGCGGCCGGCAAGGACCTGTCGTTCACCCCGCTGAGGCCCGAGCGCGTGGTCGAGGTCCGCTACGACCACATGGAGGGAGTGCGGTTCCGGCACACCGCGCAGTTCGTGCGCTGGCGTCCCGACCGCGACCCGCGCTCGTGCACCTACGAGCAGCTCGAGGAGCCGGTGAGCTTCGACCTCGCCGACGTGCTCGGCCAGCAGTGA
- a CDS encoding efflux RND transporter permease subunit, which translates to MSWVLASGLKMGRLVIAAAVALLVLALVQLPSAAVDVYPEFTPPSVQVQSEALGLSAQEVEQLITVPLEQDLLNGVPFLAHIHSLSMPGLSQIDMTFEPGTDLYTARQMVQERMTQAHALPNVGTPPLMIQPLAATSRVAMISLSSKSVSLIDQSILARWKIRPRLMGVPGVANVSIWGQRDRQLQVQVDPRTLNAKGLTLTKLLETAGNALWVSPLTFVEASTPGTGGFIESPSQRMAVQHMLPITAPGDLANVAVEGTGGLRLGDVATVAEDHQPLIGDAIVDGGAGLVLVLEKFPEANTQEVTQAVEKAMADMAPGLQGITVNTQLYRPATFIEEATHNLGMAAIASLVLLVLVLALVLWSWRALLVSLLGIAVPLVLAAYVLFLFHTTMTSMTMLGLAVAVGAVVEQSVSGVTGLRARIRARGGPASGRAGATAVIAEAMAATRVPLVTATLVSLLVITPMLFLSESVVPFTRAAAAAYALALVLSLVVALTVTPALTVILLGEHERAGAAGPVEGWLQRTGDRLARRSPARRAIPLAALAVLAVLAVALLPRVDLTPSLPVLHERNLLVQLRTPSGTALGETERVTDREAAVLRTLPGVAEVGTHIGRAITADQAVDVNAAELWMTLDRTADEQATIERVRRELAQYPGVRGQVVSYAQQTVDTASRTPSDLTVRLFGIDVATMRAKARELQDMMRGVPGVVGPRVEQQLTQPTVEIQVKLDAARRLGLAPGDVRRDTTTLVSGLTVGSIYEEQKIFDVVVLGKATTRASLPGLEALRLDTPSGKQVPLSQVATVRLVSEPTAIEHNGVARSVDVTAGISGRDPGAVVADLRARVARMAMPLEYHAEVIGSAVDDQALNRRELLYVLAVLLGGVLLLQAATSSWRRAALLTVMIVLACAGGLVTGLAFGTNGSVGFVAGLLAVLGIASHGLLGQVRRYQELESGDGGVDAGNGEVSGAEVVRRGTSERVLPVLLTSLAVAAVFLPPLVLGGAGLELLQPMAVAVLGGLVTYVLTALMVLPALYLLTTAGRGPARPDEPHATGPASAAAAPADGR; encoded by the coding sequence ATGAGCTGGGTCCTCGCATCGGGGTTGAAGATGGGACGGCTCGTCATCGCAGCCGCGGTGGCGTTGCTGGTCCTCGCCCTGGTCCAGCTGCCCTCGGCCGCCGTGGACGTCTACCCCGAGTTCACCCCGCCCTCCGTGCAGGTGCAGAGCGAGGCGCTCGGCCTCTCGGCCCAGGAGGTCGAGCAGCTCATCACCGTCCCGCTCGAGCAGGACCTGCTCAACGGCGTGCCGTTCCTGGCCCACATCCACTCGCTGTCGATGCCGGGCCTGTCCCAGATCGACATGACCTTCGAGCCCGGCACGGACCTCTACACCGCCCGGCAGATGGTGCAGGAGCGGATGACCCAGGCGCACGCCCTGCCCAACGTCGGCACGCCACCGCTGATGATCCAGCCACTGGCCGCGACCAGCCGGGTGGCGATGATCTCGCTCTCGTCGAAGTCGGTGTCCCTCATCGACCAGTCGATCCTCGCGCGCTGGAAGATCCGGCCCCGCCTGATGGGTGTGCCCGGCGTCGCCAACGTCTCCATCTGGGGCCAGCGCGACCGTCAGCTCCAGGTCCAGGTGGACCCCCGGACGCTCAACGCCAAGGGCCTCACCCTGACCAAGCTGCTGGAGACTGCCGGGAACGCCCTGTGGGTCTCGCCCCTGACGTTCGTCGAGGCCTCCACGCCAGGAACCGGCGGCTTCATCGAGAGCCCGTCCCAGCGGATGGCGGTGCAGCACATGCTGCCGATCACCGCCCCCGGGGACCTCGCGAACGTCGCGGTGGAGGGCACGGGCGGCCTGCGACTCGGCGACGTGGCCACCGTGGCCGAGGACCACCAGCCGCTCATCGGCGACGCGATCGTCGACGGTGGCGCCGGGCTGGTCCTCGTGCTGGAGAAGTTCCCCGAGGCCAACACCCAGGAGGTCACCCAGGCGGTCGAGAAGGCGATGGCCGACATGGCCCCCGGCCTGCAGGGGATCACGGTGAACACCCAGCTGTACCGCCCCGCGACCTTCATCGAGGAGGCGACCCACAACCTCGGGATGGCGGCAATCGCCTCGCTGGTGCTGCTCGTGCTGGTCCTCGCCCTGGTCCTGTGGTCGTGGCGCGCCCTGCTCGTGAGCCTCCTGGGCATCGCCGTCCCCCTGGTGCTCGCGGCATACGTGCTGTTCCTGTTCCACACGACGATGACGAGCATGACCATGCTGGGCCTGGCGGTCGCCGTCGGCGCCGTGGTCGAGCAGTCCGTCAGCGGCGTGACGGGGCTGCGCGCCCGGATCCGGGCCCGCGGCGGGCCGGCCAGTGGCCGCGCCGGCGCCACGGCGGTCATCGCCGAGGCCATGGCCGCGACCCGGGTCCCACTCGTGACGGCCACCCTGGTCAGCCTGCTCGTCATCACGCCCATGCTCTTCCTGAGCGAGTCGGTGGTGCCGTTCACGCGGGCGGCAGCAGCCGCCTACGCGCTGGCGCTCGTCCTGTCCCTGGTCGTCGCGCTCACGGTGACGCCGGCACTGACGGTCATCCTGCTCGGCGAGCACGAGCGGGCCGGCGCGGCAGGTCCCGTCGAGGGCTGGCTCCAGCGGACCGGCGACCGCCTCGCGCGCCGCTCGCCCGCGCGTCGCGCGATCCCGCTGGCCGCCCTCGCCGTCCTGGCCGTGCTGGCCGTCGCACTCCTGCCGCGGGTGGACCTGACCCCGTCGCTGCCCGTCCTGCACGAGCGCAACCTGCTGGTCCAGCTGCGCACGCCCTCCGGCACCGCGCTCGGGGAGACGGAGAGGGTCACGGACCGGGAGGCCGCGGTGCTCAGGACGCTGCCCGGTGTCGCCGAGGTCGGCACGCACATCGGACGGGCCATCACCGCGGACCAGGCGGTCGACGTCAACGCCGCCGAGCTCTGGATGACCCTGGACCGCACGGCGGACGAGCAGGCGACCATCGAGCGGGTGCGCCGCGAGCTGGCGCAGTACCCCGGCGTCCGCGGCCAGGTCGTCAGCTACGCCCAGCAGACGGTCGACACCGCGTCACGGACCCCGAGCGACCTCACCGTGCGCCTGTTCGGCATCGACGTCGCCACGATGCGCGCCAAGGCCCGCGAGCTGCAGGACATGATGCGCGGCGTGCCCGGCGTGGTGGGGCCCAGGGTCGAGCAGCAGCTGACCCAGCCCACCGTGGAGATCCAGGTCAAGCTCGACGCGGCGCGACGCCTCGGGCTGGCCCCCGGCGACGTGCGCCGGGACACCACGACGCTGGTGTCCGGCCTGACCGTCGGCAGCATCTACGAGGAGCAGAAGATCTTCGACGTGGTGGTGCTGGGCAAGGCGACCACCCGGGCCAGCCTGCCGGGCCTGGAGGCCCTCCGCCTCGACACCCCGTCCGGCAAGCAGGTGCCGCTCAGCCAGGTCGCCACCGTGCGGCTCGTCAGCGAGCCGACGGCCATCGAGCACAACGGCGTCGCCCGCTCGGTGGACGTGACCGCGGGCATCAGCGGCCGCGACCCGGGCGCCGTCGTCGCGGACCTGCGAGCGCGGGTCGCCAGGATGGCGATGCCGCTGGAGTACCACGCGGAGGTCATCGGCTCCGCCGTCGACGACCAGGCCCTCAACCGACGTGAGCTGCTGTACGTCCTCGCCGTGCTGCTCGGAGGCGTCCTGCTCCTGCAGGCGGCCACCTCCAGCTGGCGCCGAGCGGCGCTGCTGACGGTGATGATCGTGCTCGCCTGCGCCGGTGGCCTCGTGACCGGCCTGGCCTTCGGGACGAACGGGTCGGTCGGGTTCGTGGCCGGCCTGCTGGCCGTCCTCGGTATCGCGAGCCACGGCCTGCTGGGGCAGGTGCGCCGCTACCAGGAGCTCGAGAGCGGGGACGGCGGGGTCGACGCCGGCAACGGTGAGGTCAGCGGTGCCGAGGTCGTGCGCCGGGGCACGAGCGAGCGCGTGCTGCCGGTCCTGCTCACCAGCCTGGCCGTGGCCGCGGTGTTCCTGCCGCCCCTGGTCCTCGGCGGGGCCGGGCTCGAGCTGCTGCAGCCCATGGCGGTCGCCGTCCTCGGTGGTCTGGTGACCTACGTCCTGACCGCCCTGATGGTGCTTCCTGCGCTGTACCTGCTGACGACGGCCGGCCGCGGGCCGGCCCGTCCGGACGAACCGCACGCGACCGGTCCCGCGAGCGCCGCTGCGGCGCCGGCCGACGGGCGATGA